The sequence AGCAACAACTCTTCCCTGAACGTCTATAATAGGAAACACAAGCCTTTCAGACATATACTCAAAAAAATTGCCGCTTTGCGTTTTGGTTATAAGCCCGGCTTTTGAAAGATCTTCAGACGTCCAGCCTTTTTTTAATGCAGATTGCAAAAGCTGCCCTTTTGGAGCGTAGCCTAAACGAAATTTTTCTATAGTTTCCTGCGTTATCCCTCGACGAGCAATATACTCTCTTGCGGCGGACGCAGATTTACTTTTAAGCAAATGACTATGATAAAATGTAGCCGAACTTTCTAAAATTTCAAAGAGTTTTGTTTTTTCGCAACGTCTAACAACATCGCGCGTTGTTTCCTGAATTTCTATGCCGGATTTTTTTGCAAGCTTGCGGACAGCCTCAATCCAGGACAAATTGTCCATAAGCATTACAAATTTAAAAACGTCTCCGGCGGCGCCGCAGCCGAAACATCTGAAAATTCCTTTCTCCGGACTTACGACAAAAGACGGCGTTTTTTCATTATGAAACGGACAACAGGCTTTCCAGTTTCTGCCGGCTCTTCTCAAATCCGGCAAATACTCTCTGACAACTGCATTTATGTCGCTTGAAAGCCGAATTTTTTCAATTATATCTTCTGGTATTGCCATAATCAACTGCAAATAAAAGGTAAAAAATATAAGGTAAACAAATACTTATTACCTATTATTTTTTATCTGTTACTTGTCTCTCCTAAATCTTCTAAAGCCTGACGCTTCTACAAAATTAAGTTTGCCGTATTTCTTTTCAAGTTTGTCAAAAAGAAGATTAAGCCCTAAATTGTCCGACGAAATATGCCCCGCTAAAATTACGTTCATGTTATACTTTTCAGCTTCCTTAACGGCTTTGGTTCCTAAATGCATGCTTACTATTGTGCCGATGCCCGCGGATGAAAGTTTTTCCAGCATTTCTATCGGGCCTTCGGTTCCGCCGGTCATATCTACAAAAACTTTTCCGCAGCGAGAATCGTCGCAGCCAAGCAAAATATGCGGAGCCTGCCCGCGCGCCGCAGAGTATTTATATTCGGGAAATGCGTTTAAATATTCTATTATGTCTTTTAAAAATCTCGGACGAGCAGCTTCTATTCCTTTTTGCAGAAAAGTTGCAACATGATTATCCGCAACAGTGTGAGCCGTCATTAAAGGAATTTCCAAAAGCCTTGCGGCGTCTTCAACTCGTTCGTTATTTTGCGGCAAAATACTATTTTTAACTTCTCTTACGCGGACGCTCAAAAGTTTTTCCGAAATATTTATCGGCACTCCAAGCGCGCTTGTAATTTCAGCCTGCATATTTAACACGTTGTGAAACGTGGAATACGCGAAACCTTCCGGATGATGAGCTATAACCAAATCTATATTTTTACCTAGTGAATTTAACTGCTTGGCAAGAAGAATTTCGGGAGTTTCTATGTCTATTCCCACCAAAACGGTTTTAACTTCCAAATCCGGACTGCCCGCAAGAATACGCGAGTCGTAATACGGATTTGTAAGACTTTCCACGTCGTAATTTTCTTTTTTTTCTTTAGAAAGCGCGTCGTAATCTTCTTTTCTTTTTAAAAGATCAAGCTCTACTTTGTCTTGCCCTCTCGGGTCTTCTTTAATACCTTCAGCTATAAAATAATCGTAAATTTGTTTTAGTTTCATGCGTCCTCAAAAAACAAGAGAGAGCTGCCGCCACATTAAAATGCGAATAACAACTCTCTCTTTGTTTGACCGTAAATTTAATATTTTCTTACTTTGCCCATCTGCTGTCTTTAAGCTGTTTGCGGCGGATTTTTCTTTTCGCTTCCGCAAGTTTTTCTTTTTTCAAGACGCTGGGAGCTTTGTAAAATTCGCGTTTTTTAATTTCCTGCATAATTCCGTTTCTTTCACATTCTCTCTTAAAGCGGCGTATCGCTTCTTCTATAGATTCGCCTTCTCTTACTTTAACGTTTACCATCTTTGTAAAACACCACCTTGAGGCAATGCCTCTTTAATTTTTGCGCATCTAATAAATTATTTAAATTATCCGGGCGGCCAACCGAAAATTCGTCCGCCTAACAAATGATAATGTATATGAAAAACAGTCTGCCCGCCGTCGGAACCGCAGTTATTTATAACGCGATAACCGTTTTGTAATTGCGGAAAAGTTTCTGCTATTTTTCCGGCGACGTATTGAATATGACCAAGAGTTTCTTTGTCTGTTTGCGCGCTGTCGCTTAAACTTTTTATATGCTTTTTCGGGATAATTACAACGTGCACAGGAGCCTGCGGGCTAATGTCTTTAAACGCAAAAACCAATTCATCCTCATAAACTTTATCAGAAGGAATTTCGCCTTTTGCTATCTTGCAAAAAATACAATTTCCGGACATTTTTCCGCCTTTTGCAAATCGTATTGAAAATTATATATGATTTTGCAAAAAAATTCAAGGGTTTTTTAGGCAATCTGAAAATATTTTTTGGCTTTAAGAGTATCTTCGGCAATTTGGGCTTTCAGCTCTGCAATATTTTTAAATTTCTTTTCGCTTCTTAGTTTTTTTAGAAGATAAACGGTTGTTTTTGATTTCTTCCAAATTCCGGAAAAATTTAATATATGGGTTTCGCAAATCAATGCATCTGTTTTTCCAAACGTTGGCCTTAAACCTATATTTGTAACCGCAGCAAAAAACTTTCCGTTTTGCTCTATAAGGCTTACAAAAACGCCTTTCGGAAGAAGTTTATCGGCGTCAATTTTTAAATTAACCGTCGGGAAACCTAACTTTGCGCCAAGACCTCTGTCTTTAAAAGGCATTCCTGAAAAGTAATAATTGCGTCCGAGCATTTTATTTGCGCCCGTAATATCTCCGCGCTCCAAGAGCGCTCTTATTTTTGACGAGGAAATTTGTTTACCGGAAATTTTTAACGGATTAATTATTTCAAGTTTTATATTCGGCTGTTTTTTAAGCCATGCGGCGCTGCCTTTTCTGTTTTTGCCAAAAGCAAAATCCTGCCCGCATAATATTATTTTTGCATTTAAAAATTTAATCAAAAAATTATTGAAAAAATCTTCAGGCTCGCTTAAAAGAATTTCGGAAGGAACTTTCAAAACAACTATTTCGTCAACCGGAAACTTAGACAACTCCGCAATTTTTTCTTTACCCAAAGACAAAACGCCGCTAACGCGGCGAACAGGTTTTTCCAAAGCTACAACTACGCTTTTATAGTTATTTTTTTTGGCGGCAAGCAAAGTTTTTTCTATAAGCAGCTTATGCCCTTTATGAACGCCGTCAAACGTGCCTATGGTAACCGCGGAATTTTTTGTTTTCATTTTTTTAAAATACTGTCTGTATTAATTTAGCTTCTAAAATTTCTTTATTATCTAAATCTTGCGGCAAAACTGCGTCTGCCACATTAAAATTGCCTATTTTTTCGCGTCTTAATTTTGCCACTGTTGCGCCGCATCCTAAAATTTTCCCGACATCTTCGGCGAGAGTTCTTATATATGTTCCGCTTGAGCACTCTACGCGCACGTCGGCAATATTGTCTTTAAAAGATAAAAGCTCTATTTTTTTTATTGTAATTTTACGGGGAGCGCGCTCAACTTCAATGCCTTTTCTTGCAAGGTCGCATAATTTTTTACCGTTAATTTTAAGAGCTGAAAACATCGGCGGAATTTGAAAAATTTCACCTTCAAATTTTTTCAGCGCTTTTTTTACGCCTTCTTCCGTTACAAGACTTGCGTCTTTAAGTTCTAAAACTTTTCCGTCTAAATCTCCGCTGTCTGTAATTGTGCCAAGCAAAAATGAACTTCTGTAAACTTTGTCCTGCTTCATAAACTTATCCTGAAGTTTTGTAGCCTTGCCTACAAGCACAATAAGAAGCCCCGTCGCCGCCGGGTCTAAAGTTCCGCAGTGTCCGGTCTTTTTTACGTTTAATATTTTTTTTATTTTATGGACGGTTTTAAATGAAGTGATTTGCCCGGGTTTATCCGCAAGCAAAATTCCGGAAATATCGTTATAGATAGCCATTAATAATTTTTTTTACCGTTTTAACAGCGGTATTTATATTGGAATTTATTGTGCAGCCCGCGGCGTTTTTATGACCTCCGCCGTTAAATCTTTTTACTATTTTTAAGACGTCAAAATTTTTAACGGAACGAAAACTTACTTTTGTAACTTTATTATTTACTTCTTTAAAAACAGCCGCAACTTTAACGCCTTTAATGCGTCTTGCATAATTTATTATATTTCCGGATTCGTCTTCGCGCGCGCTTGTTTTTTTAAACATATCTTTCGTAAGGCTCATAAACGCCATTTTTCCATTTGATGCAAGTTCCAAAGTGTTAAGCGCTTGCCCGAGAAGTTTTATGCTTGCAAAAGAATCGTCTTCGTAAATATTTTTTGCTATTTCAGACGAAGCCGCGCCCGCTTCCAAAAGTTTTGCGGCGGCAATATGCGAATTTGCGGTTGTATTTATCTGGCGAAATCCGCCTGTATCGGTTAAAATTCCCGTATATAAATCTTCGGCTTCATTTTTTGCAAGCGAAATTTTCATATGCTCAAAAATATTTAAAACAAGCTCCGCCGTTGACGAAGAGGACGGAACTATATAATTGACGTTTCCAAAATCGGTAGCTATTGCGTGATGGTCTATATTGATTATTTTTTTTGCTTGCTGCGGAGAAATTATATTGCCCATTCTTTCAAAATTTACGCATTCAAGTATTATGGCGCAATCAAAAAGCTCATTTTTTTTAACGGTCTTTTTTATTTTTTCGGATTGTTTCAAAAATTTTAAAAACGGAGGAACCTCGTCTGCGCAGTAAACCGAAGCTTTTTTGCCGGTTCTGTTTAAAACAGAAGCCAAAGCAAGAGACGAGCCGATGCTGTCGCCGTCGGGCTTAACGTGACCGGCTATAAAAAAAGTTTTGCTTTCTTTAAGTATTTTAGCTATTGCGGAAATGGTTTGTAAGCCGCTATTTTTTTTCATCTTCTATTTTTTTAAGCAAGTCAAAAACTTTTGTGGCGGTTTCGGTGCTGTCGTCATATTCAAAAATTATCGTAGGAGTGCGTCTTAAATTAAGACGTCCCGCAAGTTCATGGCGAATTTCTTTTGTTTTGTTTTTTAACACTTTGTCGGCTTTAGTCTTTTCTTCATCGGTGCCTAAAACGGAATAAAAAACTCTTGCGTCAAGCAAATCATCGGTAAGTTTTATGCCCATTACGGTAACAAAACCTATACCTTCTTCTTTTATTTCGCGAACCAGTTCGGAAATAACATGCTGTATAAGCTCCGCAACTCTTGTAGAACGTTTATATGAGTTTGGCACAATAGCCTCCATGTAAAAGATAACAGGTAAAAAATAAAAGATTAAAAACAAACCGACAATAATTTATTACCTGTTACTTATTACCTTTTACCTGTCTTTAGTCCAGTTTTCTTGCAATTTTTTCTGTGGTGAAATTTTCCACTATGTCGCCGGGTTTTATATCGGAATAGTTTTCAAGACCGATGCCGCACTCGTAGCCTTTTTCAACTTCTTTGACGTCGTCTTTAAATCTTTTCAGCGATGAAATATTTCCTTCAAAAACTATGACGTTATCTCTTAAAAGTCTAACCTTAGAGCCTCTTTGAATTTTGCCGTCAATAACCGAGCATCCGGAAATAGTTCCGAAACTTGAAAGTTTAAATACTTGTTTAACAACA is a genomic window of Endomicrobium proavitum containing:
- the rpsU gene encoding 30S ribosomal protein S21 produces the protein MVNVKVREGESIEEAIRRFKRECERNGIMQEIKKREFYKAPSVLKKEKLAEAKRKIRRKQLKDSRWAK
- the truB gene encoding tRNA pseudouridine(55) synthase TruB; amino-acid sequence: MAIYNDISGILLADKPGQITSFKTVHKIKKILNVKKTGHCGTLDPAATGLLIVLVGKATKLQDKFMKQDKVYRSSFLLGTITDSGDLDGKVLELKDASLVTEEGVKKALKKFEGEIFQIPPMFSALKINGKKLCDLARKGIEVERAPRKITIKKIELLSFKDNIADVRVECSSGTYIRTLAEDVGKILGCGATVAKLRREKIGNFNVADAVLPQDLDNKEILEAKLIQTVF
- a CDS encoding bifunctional riboflavin kinase/FAD synthetase gives rise to the protein MKTKNSAVTIGTFDGVHKGHKLLIEKTLLAAKKNNYKSVVVALEKPVRRVSGVLSLGKEKIAELSKFPVDEIVVLKVPSEILLSEPEDFFNNFLIKFLNAKIILCGQDFAFGKNRKGSAAWLKKQPNIKLEIINPLKISGKQISSSKIRALLERGDITGANKMLGRNYYFSGMPFKDRGLGAKLGFPTVNLKIDADKLLPKGVFVSLIEQNGKFFAAVTNIGLRPTFGKTDALICETHILNFSGIWKKSKTTVYLLKKLRSEKKFKNIAELKAQIAEDTLKAKKYFQIA
- the rbfA gene encoding 30S ribosome-binding factor RbfA, which encodes MPNSYKRSTRVAELIQHVISELVREIKEEGIGFVTVMGIKLTDDLLDARVFYSVLGTDEEKTKADKVLKNKTKEIRHELAGRLNLRRTPTIIFEYDDSTETATKVFDLLKKIEDEKK
- a CDS encoding DHH family phosphoesterase; the encoded protein is MKKNSGLQTISAIAKILKESKTFFIAGHVKPDGDSIGSSLALASVLNRTGKKASVYCADEVPPFLKFLKQSEKIKKTVKKNELFDCAIILECVNFERMGNIISPQQAKKIINIDHHAIATDFGNVNYIVPSSSSTAELVLNIFEHMKISLAKNEAEDLYTGILTDTGGFRQINTTANSHIAAAKLLEAGAASSEIAKNIYEDDSFASIKLLGQALNTLELASNGKMAFMSLTKDMFKKTSAREDESGNIINYARRIKGVKVAAVFKEVNNKVTKVSFRSVKNFDVLKIVKRFNGGGHKNAAGCTINSNINTAVKTVKKIINGYL
- a CDS encoding histidine triad nucleotide-binding protein; translation: MSGNCIFCKIAKGEIPSDKVYEDELVFAFKDISPQAPVHVVIIPKKHIKSLSDSAQTDKETLGHIQYVAGKIAETFPQLQNGYRVINNCGSDGGQTVFHIHYHLLGGRIFGWPPG
- a CDS encoding NGG1p interacting factor NIF3, with amino-acid sequence MKLKQIYDYFIAEGIKEDPRGQDKVELDLLKRKEDYDALSKEKKENYDVESLTNPYYDSRILAGSPDLEVKTVLVGIDIETPEILLAKQLNSLGKNIDLVIAHHPEGFAYSTFHNVLNMQAEITSALGVPINISEKLLSVRVREVKNSILPQNNERVEDAARLLEIPLMTAHTVADNHVATFLQKGIEAARPRFLKDIIEYLNAFPEYKYSAARGQAPHILLGCDDSRCGKVFVDMTGGTEGPIEMLEKLSSAGIGTIVSMHLGTKAVKEAEKYNMNVILAGHISSDNLGLNLLFDKLEKKYGKLNFVEASGFRRFRRDK